A window from Strix uralensis isolate ZFMK-TIS-50842 chromosome 15, bStrUra1, whole genome shotgun sequence encodes these proteins:
- the ASCL3 gene encoding achaete-scute homolog 3, protein MQNPMDGKSYRNPMDKLSTCTETQRVQLARPFCADPVVTFHMCPETPNQLTCSEDLFLPFMSEHLIMENFYSEPCTFPCQLPHSNYCRSEYSYGPAFIRKRNERERQRVKCVNEGYAKLRHHLPKEYLEKRLSKVETLRAAIKYISYLQAVLYSDSVMADKNVMEPSQAPKALKQNQFLKTI, encoded by the coding sequence ATGCAGAACCCCATGGATGGCAAAAGCTACCGTAACCCGATGGACAAGTTGTCCACCTGTACCGAGACTCAGCGCGTACAGCTGGCTAGGCCTTTCTGTGCCGACCCAGTGGTCACGTTTCACATGTGCCCAGAAACACCAAACCAGCTCACTTGCTCTGAAGATTTGTTCCTTCCTTTCATGTCTGAGCATCTCATCATGGAGAACTTCTACAGTGAGCCCTGCACCTTTCCCTGCCAGTTGCCCCATTCCAATTACTGTAGAAGTGAATACTCCTATGGGCCAGCTTTCATCAGAAAGAGGAAtgagagggaaagacagagagTTAAATGTGTCAATGAAGGCTATGCTAAACTGAGGCATCACCTACCTAAGGAATACTTGGAGAAACGGCTCAGCAAAGTAGAGACACTCCGTGCTGCAATAAAATACATTAGTTACCTACAGGCTGTTCTGTACAGTGATTCTGTGATGGCAGACAAGAATGTCATGGAGCCAAGCCAAGCACCTAAAGCActtaaacaaaaccagtttttgaAGACAATCTAA
- the C15H11orf16 gene encoding LOW QUALITY PROTEIN: uncharacterized protein C11orf16 homolog (The sequence of the model RefSeq protein was modified relative to this genomic sequence to represent the inferred CDS: deleted 1 base in 1 codon): MACSEGFLPMAQRYCSAMPALDKFLCSSIVPTANPCCRSSFVVHPAWIAEPLAPQRCQWISHCFPSPGPAWKRLSASGRSVGLDSNVPVLVRGEQDGFYYHGTVKEEIESERGMFLVEFAKPLVSRGRLPVCVQKTAKDNILEYVNGMKHSLLPGDKVLAPWEPDMARYGPGTILTGIETRDPLRASEDEEIIVQFWNDKTVKLPRGVALWIPPSLWERIVEMIHMPFTSRVKPRESPDINSCTFSCSPKTALIPVCAVHSLAKHHLLCSPCWPHFCYHCDGTCCLSAYVRCICCCHPHVDAWWPLPSRSLVFQSETEEAESSSDPSPCFLELKGPKQEAAAAVTASSPSSDSEWDLKPSPTKSTVVDSAVNTGSSCLEKPRLKDSADLSGNIGKEATTSPIPLIQDSAVAAARRASRNPKPSLLGTCPVLPQVIGARCLKPLSNPPEGNSQ, from the exons ATGGCTTGTTCAGAGGGGTTCCTGCCTATGGCTCAGAGGTATTGCAGTGCCATGCCAGCTCTGGACAAGTTCTTGTGCTCCAGCATCGTACCTACCGCCAAcccctgctgcaggagctctttTGTAGTGCATCCCGCATGGATCGCCGAGCCCCTCGCCCCCCAGAG gtGCCAGTGGATTAGCCActgcttcccctcccctggcCCAGCATGGAAGAGGCTGAGCGCATCGGGGAGATCAGTGGGCTTAGACAGCAACGTCCCTGTGCTGGTGAGAGGGGAACAAGATGGATTTTATTACCACGGTACAGTAAAAGAGGAGATAGAG AGTGAAAGAGGCATGTTCCTGGTAGAGTTTGCCAAACCACTTGTGTCACGTGGAAGGCTTCCAGTGTGTGTgcaaaaaacagcaaaagataaCATCCTGGAATATGTGAATGGCATGAAGCACTCCTTACTCCCTGGAGACAAAGTGCTGGCACCCTGGGAGCCAGATATGGCCAGGTATGGCCCAGGAACCATCCTCACAGGCATTGAGACAAGGGACCCCTTACGAG CCTCAGAAGATGAAGAAATTATAGTCCAGTTCTGGAATGACAAGACAGTGAAACTCCCACGAGGTGTGGCTCTGTGGATCCCTCCTAGCCTGTGGGAGAGGATTGTAGAGATGATCCACATGCCCTTCACCAGCAGGGTGAAGCCCAGAGAAAGTCCAGACATTAACTCTTGTACTTTTTCCTGCAGTCCCAAAACAGCCCTGATACCTGTTTGTGCTGTACATAGCCTTGCCAAGCACCACTTGCTCTgctcaccctgctggccacatttctgcTATCACTGTGATGGTACATGCTGTTTGTCAGCATATGTAAGGTGCATCTGCTGCTGCCATCCCCATGTTGATGCCTGGTGGCCTCTTCCATCCAGGTCTCTGGTCTTTCAGAGTGAAACTGAAGAGGCAGAGTCCAGCAGCGATCCCTCTCCATGCTTTCTAGAACTGAAAGGCCCaaaacaagaagcagcagcagctgtgacagCATCTTCCCCTTCTTCTGATTCAGAGTGGGACCTGAAGCCATCCCCCACTAAGAGTACTGTGGTGGACAGTGCTGTTAACACAGGTTCCAGCTGTCTTGAGAAGCCCAGGCTAAAGGATTCTGCA GACTTGAGTGGAAATATTGGAAAAGAAGCCACCACAAGTCCCATCCCACTAATCCAG GACTCGGCAGTTGCAGCAGCACGAAGGGCAAGCCGGAATCCAAAGCCATCTCTGTTGGGGACATGTCCTGTGTTGCCCCAAGTAATTGGAGCGCGGTGTCTGAAACCATTGAGCAATCCCCCAGAGGGCAACtcacaatga
- the TMEM9B gene encoding transmembrane protein 9B, which translates to MAARCGGWARLCSLLVLAALAGLGAEAKNSEDVRCKCICPPYKDHSGQIYNKNVSQKDCDCLHVVEPMPVPGPDVEAYCLRCECKYEERSSVTIKVTIIIYLSILGLLLLYMVYLTLVEPILKRRLFGHSQLIQSDEDIGDHQPFANAHDVLARSRSRANVLNKVEYAQQRWKLQVQEQRKSVFDRHVVLS; encoded by the exons ATGGCGGCCCGCTGCGGGGGCTGGGCGCGCCTCTGCTcgctgctggtgctggctgctctggcgGGGCTGGGTGCCGAGGCCAAg AATTCCGAAGATGTCCGATGTAAGTGCATCTGCCCACCTTACAAAGACCATTCAGGCCAAATTTacaacaaaaatgtttcacagaaagactG TGATTGTCTTCATGTGGTTGAGCCTATGCCTGTCCCTGGACCTGATGTAGAAGCATACTGTTTACGTTGTGAATGCAAATATGAAGAGAGAAGCTCTGTCACAATTAAG GTTACAATCATCATATACCTGTCAATTTTGGGCCTACTTCTTCTGTACATGGTGTACCTTACACTGGTGGAACCTATACTGAAGAGACGTCTCTTTGGACATTCACAACTCATACAAAGTGATGAAGACATTGGG GATCACCAGCCTTTTGCAAATGCACATGATGTGCTGGCTCGTTCTCGGAGCCGCGCCAATGTATTGAACAAAGTGGAGTATGCCCAGCAGCGTTGGAAGTTACAGGTCCAAGAGCAACGCAAATCTGTCTTTGACCGTCATGTTGTGCTGAGTTAA